The Lycium barbarum isolate Lr01 chromosome 9, ASM1917538v2, whole genome shotgun sequence genome has a segment encoding these proteins:
- the LOC132611356 gene encoding uncharacterized protein LOC132611356: MEEKEELCSECKSNTWKYKCPCCFIRTCSLPCVKSHKAKTGCTGKRSLTHVVPLSKFDDNILLADYNMLEDVKRVAESAKRMRQEICGYTDFKLPERLKNLQRAANSRRTKILFLSNGMSKREKNKTYYNNRKKFISWTIEWRFHLTDTVLIDHGVHENTSVQSVIENHLKPSPWNHPLRQFCEEPLDSLKFFIQKGTKSSFCELDIKVPLRQQLTNKVILEYPVIYVFLPSHSCNFEVIRDSVPLKAEQNETVCDSPSPKGMMFKEEDIEDGGSLDPHVSDLLNVASSNKEETNKLDQDICDDLDLVYSYMKENDLWLKEDCGYLSDVLAVDEEPEEGEIEFKSSTEEKESNKSVLTTSQGARSFVIGRLDVDDEDIGDDTNLFHSSMKEKVLGEKEDCTYLSEVLHVDEELEEGEIA; this comes from the exons ATGGAAGAGAAAGAAGAATTATGCTCAGAGTGCAAATCAAATACATGGAAATACAAATGCCCTTGTTGCTTTATACGTACCTGTAGCCTTCCTTGTGTCAAATCCCACAAGGCTAAAACTGGATGTACTGGCAAAAGGTCGCTTACTCATGTCGTACCTTTGTCTAAATTCGATGACAACATCCTTTTAGCAG ATTATAATATGCTTGAGGATGTTAAGAGGGTTGCTGAATCTGCTAAAAGAATGAGACAGGAGATATGTGGCTACACTGATTTTAAGCTTCCTGAACGTCTGAAGAATCTTCAGCGTGCTGCTAATAGTCGTAGGACCAAAATACTTTTCCTATCAAACGGAATGtcgaagagagagaaaaataaaaCTTACTACAACAACAG GAAAAAGTTCATATCTTGGACAATTGAATGGCGTTTTCATTTGACAGATACTGTGTTGATTGATCATGG AGTGCATGAAAACACGAGCGTCCAGTCTGTGATTGAGAATCATTTGAAACCTAGCCCTTGGAATCATCCACTGAGGCAATTCTGTGAAGAGCCACTGgattctcttaaattttttaTCCAAAAG GGCACAAAATCATCTTTTTGCGAGTTGGATATAAAGGTTCCTCTGCGTCAACAACTAACCAATAAAGTTATCCTGGAATACCCTGTCATTTATGTTTTTCTGCCGTCTCACAGCTGTAATTTTGAAGTAATCCGAGATTCCGTCCCTCTTAAAGCAGAGCAAAATGAGACTGTTTGTGATAGCCCAAGCCCCAAAGGAATGATGTTCAAGGAAGAGGATATAGAAGATGGTGGATCTTTAGACCCACACGTTTCAGATCTCTTAAATGTCGCATCTTCCAATAAGGAagagactaacaagttggaccaAGATATATGTGATGATCTTGATCTGGTTTATTCATATATGAAAGAAAATGATCTTTGGCTAAAAGAGGATTGTGGATATTTGAGTGATGTTTTAGCTGTGGATGAAGAACCGGAGGAAGGAGAGATAGAATTCAAGTCATCTACGGAAGAAAAGGAGTCTAACAAGTCTGTGTTAACAACGAGCCAAGGTGCCAGATCATTTGTAATTGGACGTTTGGATGTAGATGACGAAGATATAGGTGATGATACAAATCTGTTTCATTCATCTATGAAAGAAAAGGTTCTGGGAGAAAAAGAGGACTGTACATATTTGAGTGAAGTTTTACATGTGGACGAAGAGTTGGAGGAAGGAGAGATAGCTTGA